In a genomic window of Streptomyces sp. SJL17-4:
- the malQ gene encoding 4-alpha-glucanotransferase, with protein sequence MTLARLAARHGVATAYSPSAGVTVPVPDATVVTVLGALGVDAATPEAVAAALDAAERADGERLLPPTLVQWRGAEPARPPADLAPGTRLRVTTEDGAVVTGQDWEHLPLGVHTVEAQAPDGRGATATLIVAPARVPAPERRAYGLLVQLYSLLSTRSWGMGDLGDLRELATWAGRTHGAGFVQVNPLHAGVPGAPSDPSPYRPSSRRFPDPVHLRIEEIPEYALIGPERREELDLILADAADLRERVLGKGAVIDRDAVWEIKRRALELVVGGVELGPGRRADFHDFLAARGRALEDHATYQALAERHGHRWRTWPEELRAPRTAEAVVRDDPALAARVDFHCRLAWLTDRQLADAAAAAREAGMEVGIVHDLAVGVHPEGSDAWAQQDAFAAGMSVGAPPDAFNSRGQDWGLPPWRPDALAAAGYAPYRGLLRELLRHAGALRIDHVMGLFRLWWVPEGREPTEGTYVRYDAEAMLAVLVLEAHRAGALVIGEDLGTVESGVREELAARGVFGTSVLWFERDWAHSGRPLAPAEWRAACVATATTHDLPPTAARLSGDHVTLRHRLGLLSGDLARERASDAAETAEWLGLFQRLGLLPEGAGGEEAEIRAVHRFLLDTPARMVGVWLPDAVGDRRPQNLPGTWDEYPNWRLPLADADGQPMTLERLAASPRAHALLRELHARTAVPETGTPLSEARATPSDARTAPSDARTAPPGARSD encoded by the coding sequence GTGACCCTGGCCCGTCTCGCCGCCCGTCACGGCGTCGCCACCGCCTACAGCCCCTCCGCGGGCGTCACCGTGCCCGTGCCGGACGCCACCGTGGTGACCGTCCTCGGCGCCCTCGGTGTGGACGCGGCGACACCGGAAGCGGTCGCCGCGGCCCTCGACGCGGCCGAACGGGCCGACGGGGAGCGTCTGTTGCCCCCGACCCTGGTCCAGTGGCGCGGCGCGGAGCCCGCCCGCCCGCCGGCGGACCTGGCGCCCGGCACCCGGCTCCGGGTCACCACCGAGGACGGCGCCGTCGTCACCGGCCAGGACTGGGAGCACCTTCCCCTCGGCGTCCACACGGTCGAGGCGCAGGCCCCCGACGGGCGCGGCGCCACCGCCACCCTGATCGTCGCCCCCGCGCGCGTGCCCGCCCCCGAGCGGCGCGCGTACGGGCTGCTCGTCCAGCTCTACTCGCTGCTCTCCACCCGCTCCTGGGGCATGGGCGACCTCGGCGACCTGCGGGAACTCGCCACCTGGGCCGGTCGCACGCACGGCGCCGGCTTCGTCCAGGTCAACCCGCTCCACGCGGGCGTGCCCGGGGCCCCGAGCGACCCCTCCCCGTACCGCCCGTCCTCACGCCGCTTCCCCGACCCGGTCCATCTGCGGATCGAGGAGATCCCCGAGTACGCCCTGATCGGCCCCGAGCGCCGCGAGGAGCTCGACCTGATCCTCGCCGACGCCGCCGACCTGCGGGAACGGGTCCTCGGCAAGGGCGCGGTGATCGACCGGGACGCCGTGTGGGAGATCAAGCGGCGCGCCCTCGAACTCGTCGTCGGCGGTGTGGAACTCGGCCCCGGGAGACGCGCCGACTTCCATGACTTCCTCGCCGCGCGCGGCCGTGCCCTGGAGGACCACGCCACCTACCAGGCCCTCGCCGAGCGGCACGGCCACCGCTGGCGGACCTGGCCCGAGGAGCTGCGCGCCCCGCGCACGGCGGAGGCCGTCGTCCGCGACGACCCCGCCCTCGCCGCCCGCGTCGACTTCCACTGCCGGCTCGCCTGGCTGACGGACCGGCAGCTCGCCGACGCCGCCGCTGCCGCCCGCGAGGCAGGGATGGAGGTCGGGATCGTCCACGACCTGGCGGTCGGCGTCCACCCGGAGGGCTCCGACGCCTGGGCCCAGCAGGACGCCTTCGCGGCCGGCATGTCGGTCGGCGCCCCGCCCGACGCCTTCAACTCCCGCGGCCAGGACTGGGGCCTGCCGCCCTGGCGGCCCGACGCCCTGGCCGCCGCCGGCTACGCCCCGTACCGCGGGCTCCTGCGCGAACTCCTGCGCCACGCGGGCGCGCTGCGCATCGACCATGTGATGGGCCTGTTCCGCCTCTGGTGGGTGCCGGAGGGCCGCGAGCCCACCGAGGGCACCTACGTCCGGTACGACGCCGAGGCGATGCTCGCCGTCCTGGTCCTGGAGGCCCACCGCGCCGGGGCCCTCGTCATCGGCGAGGACCTCGGCACGGTCGAGTCCGGTGTACGGGAGGAGCTGGCCGCCCGCGGGGTGTTCGGCACCTCCGTGCTCTGGTTCGAGCGGGACTGGGCGCACTCCGGTCGCCCGCTGGCCCCGGCCGAGTGGCGTGCCGCGTGCGTGGCCACCGCCACCACCCATGACCTGCCTCCGACCGCCGCCCGGCTCTCCGGCGACCACGTCACCCTGCGGCACCGCCTCGGTCTGCTCTCCGGAGACCTGGCGCGCGAGCGGGCCTCGGACGCGGCCGAGACCGCCGAGTGGCTGGGCCTGTTCCAGCGGCTCGGGCTGCTCCCGGAGGGCGCGGGGGGCGAAGAGGCCGAGATCAGGGCCGTCCACCGGTTCCTGCTCGACACCCCGGCCCGGATGGTCGGGGTCTGGCTGCCGGACGCGGTGGGGGACCGCAGACCGCAGAACCTGCCGGGCACCTGGGACGAGTACCCCAACTGGCGGCTGCCGCTCGCGGACGCGGACGGGCAGCCGATGACCCTGGAGCGCCTCGCCGCCTCGCCGCGGGCACACGCCCTGCTGCGCGAACTCCACGCGCGTACGGCGGTCCCGGAGACAGGTACGCCCCTCTCCGAAGCCCGCGCGACCCCTTCCGACGCCCGTACGGCACCCTCCGACGCCCGTACGGCACCCCCGGGCGCGCGGTCCGATTAG
- a CDS encoding MarR family transcriptional regulator translates to MDTKTPGTALGPGPGPAHDAVDAITDQWAVVRPDLDTVPMAVFGRIYRLANAMRGRVDKAYAPYGLTLGEFDVLATLRRSGEPYTLSPRELTATLMITTGGMTGRLDKLEKAGLVTRSPDPHDRRGLRVTLTEHGRELVDQSVAAGLAQQRAALEGALSEEEAAQLAGLLRKLLATTA, encoded by the coding sequence ATGGACACGAAGACCCCCGGCACCGCCCTCGGCCCCGGCCCCGGCCCCGCCCACGACGCCGTCGACGCCATCACCGATCAGTGGGCGGTGGTCCGCCCCGACCTGGACACCGTGCCGATGGCCGTCTTCGGGCGGATCTACCGGCTCGCGAACGCGATGCGCGGCCGGGTGGACAAGGCGTACGCGCCCTACGGCCTGACGCTCGGGGAGTTCGACGTCCTCGCGACCCTGCGCCGCTCAGGGGAGCCGTACACGCTCTCGCCGCGCGAGCTGACGGCGACGCTGATGATCACCACCGGTGGGATGACCGGCCGGCTGGACAAGCTGGAGAAGGCGGGGCTCGTCACCCGCAGCCCCGACCCGCACGACCGGCGCGGGCTGCGGGTCACGCTCACCGAGCACGGCCGGGAGCTGGTGGACCAGTCCGTCGCTGCCGGTCTGGCGCAGCAGCGGGCGGCCCTGGAGGGCGCACTCAGCGAGGAGGAGGCGGCGCAGCTGGCCGGGCTGCTGCGGAAGCTGCTCGCGACCACCGCGTGA
- a CDS encoding EamA family transporter: MSRKAAVVALTALAPISWGSTYFVTTEFLPPDRPLFTGLMRALPAGLLLLALTRKLPQGAWWWKSAVLGALNIGAFFPLLFLAAYRLPGGVAAVVGSVGPLFVVGLAALFLGEKPTVRTLLTAIAAALGVSLVVLKAGAAFDTVGVLAGLLSSLSMSAGVVFTKRWGRPEGVGALALTGWQLTAGGLIILPIAFLIEGAPPALTGTNLAGYAYLAFGNTAISYFLWFRGIERLSASSATLLGPLSPITAAIIGWAALGQALGAVQLLGMAIAFGATLAGQLGPRTPKEAGPAAEAEVEPFSSAEGNGQEVSMDLEGSGVRR, from the coding sequence ATGTCCCGCAAGGCAGCCGTCGTCGCACTGACCGCCCTGGCCCCGATCTCCTGGGGCTCCACCTACTTCGTCACCACGGAGTTCCTGCCGCCCGACCGGCCGCTCTTCACCGGCCTGATGCGCGCCCTGCCCGCCGGACTCCTGCTCCTGGCGCTCACCCGCAAGCTCCCGCAGGGCGCCTGGTGGTGGAAGTCCGCGGTCCTCGGAGCCCTCAACATCGGCGCGTTCTTCCCGCTGCTCTTCCTCGCCGCCTACCGGCTCCCCGGCGGCGTCGCCGCCGTCGTCGGCTCGGTCGGCCCGCTCTTCGTCGTCGGGCTCGCCGCCCTCTTCCTCGGCGAGAAGCCCACGGTGAGGACCCTGCTCACCGCGATCGCCGCCGCCCTCGGCGTCAGCCTGGTGGTCCTCAAGGCCGGTGCGGCGTTCGACACCGTCGGCGTGCTCGCGGGACTGCTCTCCTCGCTCTCGATGTCCGCGGGCGTCGTCTTCACCAAGCGCTGGGGCCGCCCCGAGGGCGTCGGCGCCCTCGCGCTCACCGGCTGGCAGCTCACCGCGGGCGGCCTGATCATCCTGCCGATCGCCTTTCTGATCGAGGGCGCCCCGCCGGCCCTGACCGGCACCAACCTGGCCGGGTACGCCTACCTCGCCTTCGGCAACACCGCGATCTCGTACTTCCTCTGGTTCCGCGGCATCGAGCGCCTCAGCGCCTCCTCCGCCACCCTCCTCGGACCGCTCTCGCCCATCACCGCCGCGATCATCGGCTGGGCTGCGCTCGGTCAGGCCCTCGGTGCGGTGCAGCTGCTCGGCATGGCGATCGCCTTCGGTGCGACCCTGGCGGGCCAGCTGGGCCCCCGTACGCCCAAGGAGGCCGGACCGGCCGCCGAGGCAGAGGTCGAACCGTTCAGCTCTGCTGAAGGAAATGGTCAGGAAGTTTCGATGGACCTGGAAGGTTCGGGAGTGCGACGGTAG
- a CDS encoding DMT family transporter — protein MSLITARHPTPVVTRKPAPARGAGFGVLLALLATVVWSGSFVATRDMADSVPPVQAVFWRWVIALVAVAPFAARPFWQQRKAIRRHLGFVALASLFGVALYNTLVHQAGLTTSATNMGMIMAASPVIMAVWSRLGGERLGARRVLGMLAAGIGVLLLVGKGSLAVDFTAGDLWMFAAALSFASYSALLKRKPAEIGGLAFLFVTFLLGALMLAPLYAVSLAVQGGFTVGVATVGPLLYVGVASSAVAFFAWNKAISLIGAARAGVVYYLQPVCVALLSYALLGERLGALGVACMVLILGGVALSSATGARRAG, from the coding sequence ATGAGCCTGATCACCGCACGCCACCCGACCCCCGTCGTCACCCGGAAGCCGGCGCCCGCCCGAGGCGCCGGCTTCGGTGTGCTCCTCGCCCTGCTCGCCACCGTCGTCTGGTCCGGCAGCTTCGTCGCCACCCGCGACATGGCCGACTCGGTCCCACCCGTCCAGGCCGTCTTCTGGCGCTGGGTCATCGCCCTGGTCGCCGTCGCCCCCTTCGCCGCCCGCCCGTTCTGGCAGCAGCGGAAGGCGATCCGGCGGCACCTCGGATTCGTCGCGCTCGCCTCGCTCTTCGGCGTCGCGCTCTACAACACCCTGGTGCACCAGGCCGGACTGACCACCTCCGCCACCAACATGGGCATGATCATGGCCGCCTCCCCGGTGATCATGGCGGTGTGGTCCCGGCTCGGCGGCGAACGCCTCGGCGCCCGCCGCGTCCTCGGCATGCTGGCCGCCGGCATCGGCGTCCTGCTGCTCGTCGGAAAGGGCTCCCTCGCCGTCGACTTCACGGCGGGCGACCTGTGGATGTTCGCCGCGGCCCTGTCCTTCGCCTCGTACAGCGCCCTTCTCAAGCGCAAGCCCGCGGAGATCGGCGGACTCGCCTTCCTCTTCGTCACCTTCCTGCTCGGTGCGCTGATGCTCGCCCCCCTGTACGCCGTGTCCCTCGCCGTCCAGGGCGGATTCACCGTCGGCGTCGCCACCGTCGGCCCCCTGCTCTATGTGGGCGTCGCATCCTCCGCCGTCGCCTTCTTCGCCTGGAACAAGGCCATCTCCCTCATCGGCGCGGCCCGCGCGGGCGTCGTCTATTACCTCCAGCCCGTCTGCGTCGCCCTCCTGTCGTACGCGCTGCTCGGCGAGCGGCTCGGCGCCCTCGGCGTGGCCTGCATGGTGCTCATCCTCGGCGGAGTGGCCCTGAGCTCGGCCACGGGTGCGCGCAGGGCCGGATAG
- a CDS encoding LysR family transcriptional regulator: MTEWDIKKLQILRTLRDRGTVTATAEALLMTPSAVSQQLTNLAKQLGVPVLEAQGRRVRLTDAAHLVLRHAEVVFAQLERADAELDGYLRGEAGEVRVAAFSTAVPALVVPAVRQLRSAHPGLDVRIREAEAAEAYELLSAGEVDLALSLAAHAPSARDPKFSRVPLLADPLDVALPAGHPHADAPGLRLADLAAEPWIFGGSGPWSEITTAACEAAGFVPEQAHSASGWTAILAMVEAGMGVALVPRMASAERRGGSGIVMRVLAADQPRRHVVAAVRRGAEEGPAVARVLAALRQAATQRETVQQN, encoded by the coding sequence ATGACCGAGTGGGACATCAAGAAGCTCCAGATCCTCCGCACCCTCCGTGATCGCGGCACCGTCACCGCGACCGCGGAGGCGCTGCTCATGACCCCCTCGGCCGTGTCGCAGCAGCTCACCAACCTCGCCAAACAGCTCGGCGTACCCGTCCTCGAGGCCCAGGGCCGCCGGGTCAGGCTCACCGACGCCGCCCACCTCGTGCTGCGGCACGCGGAGGTGGTCTTCGCCCAGCTGGAGCGCGCCGACGCCGAACTCGACGGCTATCTGCGGGGCGAGGCCGGAGAAGTGCGGGTGGCGGCCTTCTCGACGGCCGTGCCCGCCCTCGTCGTGCCCGCGGTACGCCAGTTGCGGAGCGCGCACCCCGGGCTCGACGTCCGGATCCGGGAGGCCGAGGCGGCGGAGGCGTACGAGCTGCTCTCGGCCGGCGAGGTCGATCTGGCGCTCTCGCTCGCCGCGCACGCGCCCTCCGCGCGCGACCCCAAGTTCAGCCGGGTCCCGCTGCTCGCCGACCCCCTCGACGTGGCCCTGCCGGCCGGGCACCCGCACGCCGACGCGCCCGGCCTGCGGCTCGCCGACCTCGCCGCCGAGCCCTGGATCTTCGGCGGCTCGGGCCCCTGGTCGGAGATCACCACCGCCGCCTGCGAGGCCGCCGGGTTCGTGCCCGAGCAGGCCCACAGCGCCTCCGGCTGGACCGCGATCCTCGCCATGGTCGAGGCCGGGATGGGCGTCGCCCTGGTGCCCCGGATGGCCTCCGCGGAACGCCGGGGCGGCTCCGGGATCGTGATGCGCGTCCTCGCCGCCGACCAGCCGCGCCGCCATGTCGTCGCGGCGGTGCGCCGTGGGGCGGAGGAGGGCCCGGCGGTGGCACGGGTGCTCGCCGCGCTCCGGCAGGCGGCGACCCAGAGGGAAACCGTTCAGCAGAACTGA
- the alc gene encoding allantoicase, translating to MTFETSQDQDPHANDAAPYSGGDPYADYRTGDFPFTELVDLADRRLGAGVVAANDEFFAERENLLVRERAVFDPEHFGHKGKIMDGWETRRRRGADAENVFPAPEDHDWAIVRLGAPGVIRGIIVDTAHFRGNYPQRVSIQATSVEGSPSPEELLDAKWEELVPPTPVRGHAANGFTVTAERRWTHLRVCQHPDGGIARLRVHGEVVPDPEWLELLGTLDLISVLNGGSYEDASDKFYSSPTQIILPGTSRKMDDGWENRRRRVRGTNDWVRFRLAAQGAVRAVEIDTAYLKGNSAGWIALQGRNGDTGEWFEIIPRTKLQPDTLHRFKLPAQAVVTHVRLDAFPDGGVARMRLHGALTEQGAAGLRARFTALGG from the coding sequence ATGACCTTCGAGACGAGCCAGGACCAGGACCCGCACGCCAACGACGCCGCCCCGTACTCCGGTGGCGACCCGTACGCCGACTACCGGACCGGTGACTTCCCCTTCACCGAGCTGGTCGACCTCGCCGACCGCCGTCTCGGCGCCGGGGTCGTCGCCGCGAACGACGAGTTCTTCGCCGAGCGGGAGAACCTCCTCGTCCGCGAGCGGGCCGTCTTCGACCCGGAGCACTTCGGGCACAAGGGCAAGATCATGGACGGCTGGGAGACCCGCCGCCGCCGTGGCGCCGACGCCGAGAACGTCTTTCCCGCCCCCGAGGACCACGACTGGGCGATCGTCCGGCTCGGCGCCCCCGGCGTGATCCGCGGGATCATCGTCGACACCGCCCACTTCCGCGGCAACTACCCGCAGCGCGTGAGCATCCAGGCCACCTCGGTGGAGGGCTCGCCCAGCCCCGAGGAGCTGCTCGACGCCAAGTGGGAGGAGCTCGTCCCGCCGACCCCCGTCCGGGGCCACGCCGCCAACGGCTTCACCGTCACCGCCGAGCGCCGCTGGACCCACCTCCGGGTCTGCCAGCACCCCGACGGCGGCATCGCCCGCCTCCGTGTCCACGGCGAGGTCGTGCCCGACCCCGAGTGGCTGGAACTGCTCGGCACCCTCGACCTGATCTCCGTACTCAACGGCGGTTCCTACGAGGACGCCTCGGACAAGTTCTACTCGTCGCCGACCCAGATCATCCTGCCCGGCACCTCCCGCAAGATGGACGACGGCTGGGAGAACCGGCGCCGCCGGGTACGCGGCACCAACGACTGGGTGCGCTTCCGGCTCGCCGCACAGGGCGCCGTCCGCGCCGTCGAGATCGACACCGCCTACCTCAAGGGCAACTCGGCCGGCTGGATCGCCCTCCAGGGACGCAACGGCGACACGGGGGAGTGGTTCGAGATCATCCCCCGCACCAAGCTCCAGCCCGACACCCTGCACCGCTTCAAGCTCCCGGCCCAGGCCGTCGTCACCCATGTCCGCCTCGACGCCTTCCCCGACGGCGGCGTCGCCCGGATGCGCCTGCACGGCGCGCTCACGGAGCAGGGCGCGGCCGGTCTGCGCGCCCGGTTCACGGCGCTCGGCGGCTGA
- the pepN gene encoding aminopeptidase N: MPGTNLTREEAQQRAALLTVDAYEVELDLSGAQEGGTYRSVTTVRFDSAEAGASTFIDLVAPAVHEVVLNGRSLDVAAVFRDSRIALAHLVAGRNELKVVADCAYTNTGEGLHRFVDPVDDQAYLYTQFEVPDARRLFASFEQPDLKATFQFTVKAPTGWKVISNSPTPEPKDDIWVFEPTPRISTYITALIVGPYHSVHSSYEKDGQSVPLGIYCRPSLAEFLDADHIFDVTRQGFDWFQEKFAYDYPFAKYDQLFVPEFNAGAMENAGAVTIRDQYVFRSKVTDAAYERRAETILHELAHMWFGDLVTMEWWNDLWLNESFATYTSVACQASVAGTRWPNAWTTFANAEKTWAYRQDQLPSTHPIMAEINDLEDVLVNFDGITYAKGASVLKQLVAYVGQDEFFKGVQAYFQAHAFGNTRLSDLLGALEETSGRDLKTWSKAWLETAGINILRPEIETDENGSITSFAVKQEAPALPAGAKGEAVLRPHRIAIGFYELNETGKLVRTERLELDIEAAELTAVPQLVGKARPAVVLLNDDDLSYAKVRLDEVSLKNVTAHLGDFAESLPRALCWASAWDMTRDGELATRDYLELVLSGVAKESDIGVVQSLQGQVKAALEMYAAPEWRATGLARWGAFAQEQLRAAAGGSDHQLAWARAFAATARTDAELDLLAGLLDGSQVIDGLAVDTELRWAFVQRLAATGRFDEAEIAAELERDRTAAGERHAATARAARPTEAAKAEAWTSVVEDDKLANAVQEAVIGGFVQADQRELLAPYTAKYFASIKGISETRSHEIVQQIVVGLYPSLQVSQETLDATDAWIAEHNPAPALRRLVTESRAGVERALRARAADAAAAK, translated from the coding sequence GTGCCTGGCACAAACCTGACCCGTGAAGAGGCTCAGCAGCGGGCAGCGCTGCTCACCGTGGACGCGTACGAGGTCGAACTCGACCTCTCCGGTGCGCAGGAGGGCGGCACCTACCGGTCCGTCACCACCGTCCGCTTCGATTCCGCAGAGGCCGGTGCCTCGACGTTCATCGACCTCGTCGCGCCCGCCGTCCACGAGGTCGTGCTGAACGGCCGTTCGCTCGACGTCGCCGCCGTCTTCCGCGACTCGCGGATCGCCCTCGCCCATCTCGTCGCGGGCCGCAACGAGCTGAAGGTCGTCGCCGACTGCGCGTACACCAACACCGGTGAGGGTCTGCACCGCTTCGTCGACCCGGTCGACGACCAGGCCTATCTGTACACGCAGTTCGAGGTGCCGGACGCGCGCCGGCTCTTCGCCTCGTTCGAGCAGCCGGATCTCAAGGCGACCTTCCAGTTCACCGTGAAGGCGCCGACGGGCTGGAAGGTCATCTCCAACTCTCCGACCCCGGAGCCCAAGGACGACATCTGGGTCTTCGAGCCGACGCCGCGGATCTCCACGTACATCACCGCGCTGATCGTCGGCCCGTACCACTCGGTGCACTCCTCGTACGAGAAGGACGGGCAGAGCGTCCCGCTCGGCATCTACTGCCGTCCGTCGCTCGCCGAGTTCCTCGACGCGGACCACATCTTCGACGTCACGCGGCAGGGCTTCGACTGGTTCCAGGAGAAGTTCGCGTACGACTACCCGTTCGCGAAGTACGACCAGCTCTTCGTGCCGGAGTTCAACGCGGGCGCGATGGAGAACGCGGGCGCGGTCACCATCCGCGACCAGTACGTCTTCCGCTCGAAGGTGACGGACGCGGCGTACGAGCGGCGTGCCGAGACGATCCTGCACGAGCTCGCCCATATGTGGTTCGGCGACCTCGTCACCATGGAGTGGTGGAACGACCTCTGGCTGAACGAGTCGTTCGCCACCTACACCTCCGTCGCCTGCCAGGCCTCGGTGGCGGGCACCCGCTGGCCCAACGCCTGGACGACCTTCGCCAACGCGGAGAAGACCTGGGCCTACCGCCAGGACCAGCTGCCGTCCACGCACCCGATCATGGCCGAGATCAACGACCTGGAGGACGTGCTCGTCAACTTCGACGGGATCACGTACGCCAAGGGCGCCTCGGTCCTGAAGCAGCTCGTCGCCTACGTCGGCCAGGACGAGTTCTTCAAGGGCGTCCAGGCCTACTTCCAGGCCCACGCCTTCGGCAACACCCGCCTCTCCGACCTCCTCGGCGCCCTGGAGGAGACCTCCGGCCGTGACCTGAAGACCTGGTCGAAGGCGTGGCTGGAGACGGCCGGCATCAACATCCTCCGCCCGGAGATCGAGACCGACGAGAACGGCTCGATCACCTCCTTCGCCGTCAAGCAGGAGGCCCCGGCGCTGCCCGCCGGTGCCAAGGGCGAGGCCGTGCTGCGCCCGCACCGGATCGCGATCGGCTTCTACGAGCTGAACGAGACCGGCAAGCTGGTCCGCACCGAGCGCCTCGAACTCGACATCGAGGCCGCCGAGCTGACCGCCGTACCGCAGCTCGTGGGCAAGGCCCGCCCGGCGGTCGTCCTCCTCAACGACGACGACCTGTCGTACGCCAAGGTCCGCCTCGACGAGGTGTCCCTGAAGAACGTCACCGCGCACCTCGGCGACTTCGCCGAGTCGCTGCCGCGCGCCCTGTGCTGGGCCTCGGCCTGGGACATGACCCGCGACGGCGAGCTGGCCACCCGCGACTACCTGGAGCTCGTGCTCTCCGGTGTCGCCAAGGAGTCCGACATCGGCGTGGTCCAGTCGCTCCAGGGCCAGGTCAAGGCCGCCCTGGAGATGTACGCGGCGCCGGAGTGGCGGGCCACGGGCCTGGCCCGCTGGGGCGCCTTCGCCCAGGAGCAGCTGCGTGCCGCCGCGGGTGGCAGCGACCACCAGCTGGCGTGGGCGCGGGCCTTCGCGGCGACCGCCCGTACGGACGCGGAGCTCGACCTGCTCGCCGGGCTGCTCGACGGCTCCCAGGTGATCGACGGCCTGGCCGTCGACACCGAGCTGCGCTGGGCGTTCGTCCAGCGGCTCGCGGCCACCGGCCGCTTCGACGAGGCGGAGATCGCCGCCGAGCTGGAGCGGGACCGCACGGCGGCGGGCGAGCGCCACGCCGCCACCGCGCGCGCGGCCCGTCCGACGGAGGCGGCGAAGGCGGAGGCCTGGACCTCGGTCGTCGAGGACGACAAGCTGGCGAACGCCGTGCAGGAGGCCGTCATCGGCGGCTTCGTCCAGGCCGACCAGCGCGAGCTGCTCGCCCCGTACACGGCGAAGTACTTCGCGTCGATCAAGGGCATCTCGGAGACCCGCAGCCACGAGATCGTCCAGCAGATCGTGGTCGGCCTCTACCCGAGCCTCCAGGTCTCGCAGGAGACCCTGGACGCGACGGACGCCTGGATCGCCGAGCACAACCCGGCCCCGGCGCTGCGACGCCTGGTGACGGAGAGCCGCGCGGGCGTCGAGCGTGCGCTCCGGGCGCGGGCGGCGGACGCGGCCGCGGCGAAGTAG
- a CDS encoding aspartate-semialdehyde dehydrogenase: protein MKVGIVGATGQVGTVMRSILAERSFPLDELRLFASARSAGTVVDGVTVEDASTADYTGLDIVLFSAGGATSRALAEKVASQGAVVIDNSSAWRGDPEVPLVVSEVNAHAIKDRPKGIIANPNCTTMAAMPVLKPLHQEAGLTALIATTYQAVSGSGVAGVAELRTQACAVAETADQLAFDGEAVEFPEPAVYKRPIAFNVVPLAGSIVDDGSFETDEEQKLRNESRKILEIPGLKVSGTCVRVPVFSGHSLQVNVRFDRPISVERAYELLKDAEGVELSEIPTPLQAAGKDASYVGRIRVDETVENGLALFLSNDNLRKGAALNAVQIAELVAAELKGA from the coding sequence GTGAAGGTCGGAATCGTCGGAGCCACCGGTCAGGTCGGCACAGTCATGCGCAGCATCCTGGCCGAGCGGAGCTTCCCCCTCGACGAGCTGCGGCTCTTCGCCTCCGCCCGCTCCGCCGGCACCGTCGTCGACGGCGTCACGGTCGAGGACGCCTCCACCGCCGACTACACCGGCCTGGACATCGTCCTGTTCTCGGCCGGCGGCGCCACCTCCCGCGCCCTCGCCGAGAAGGTCGCCTCCCAGGGCGCCGTCGTGATCGACAACTCCTCCGCGTGGCGCGGCGACCCCGAGGTCCCGCTGGTGGTCTCCGAGGTCAACGCGCACGCGATCAAGGACCGCCCCAAGGGCATCATCGCCAACCCGAACTGCACCACGATGGCCGCGATGCCGGTCCTCAAGCCGCTCCACCAGGAGGCCGGCCTCACCGCGCTGATCGCCACCACCTACCAGGCCGTCTCCGGCTCGGGCGTGGCCGGTGTCGCCGAGCTGCGCACCCAGGCGTGTGCCGTGGCCGAGACCGCCGACCAGCTGGCGTTCGACGGCGAGGCCGTCGAGTTCCCCGAGCCCGCCGTCTACAAGCGCCCGATCGCCTTCAACGTGGTCCCGCTGGCCGGTTCGATCGTCGACGACGGCTCCTTCGAGACCGACGAGGAGCAGAAGCTCCGCAACGAGTCCCGCAAGATCCTGGAGATCCCCGGCCTCAAGGTCTCCGGCACCTGCGTGCGCGTCCCGGTCTTCTCCGGCCACTCCCTCCAGGTGAACGTCCGCTTCGACCGCCCGATCAGCGTCGAGCGCGCCTACGAGCTGCTCAAGGACGCCGAGGGCGTCGAGCTCTCCGAGATCCCGACCCCGCTCCAGGCGGCCGGCAAGGACGCCTCGTACGTGGGCCGCATCCGCGTGGACGAGACCGTGGAGAACGGTCTCGCGCTCTTCCTCTCCAACGACAACCTGCGCAAGGGCGCGGCGCTGAACGCCGTGCAGATCGCGGAGCTGGTCGCGGCCGAGCTCAAGGGCGCCTGA
- a CDS encoding CGNR zinc finger domain-containing protein, which translates to MTATASDPRPLTGEPVSLDLLNTRWNEEGVRQDLLGGVEGLAVWLAANGLDERFTADATTLRHTLTARDALAALVDHPGDPAATARVDAVLGHGRIRATLTTEGPGERPEFADPAWGPGWTAARDYLDLLRSAPDRIRACAHEACILHFFDTSRNGTRRWCSMAICGNRAKASRHYARTKDA; encoded by the coding sequence ATGACCGCCACCGCCAGCGATCCACGGCCGCTCACCGGCGAGCCCGTCTCCCTCGACCTGCTCAACACCCGCTGGAACGAGGAGGGCGTCCGCCAGGACCTGCTCGGCGGGGTCGAGGGGCTCGCCGTCTGGCTCGCCGCGAACGGGCTCGACGAGCGGTTCACCGCCGACGCCACCACCCTGCGCCACACCCTCACCGCCCGGGACGCCCTCGCCGCGCTCGTCGACCACCCCGGCGACCCGGCCGCCACCGCCCGCGTCGACGCCGTCCTCGGCCACGGCCGCATCCGGGCCACCCTCACCACCGAGGGCCCCGGCGAGCGGCCCGAGTTCGCGGACCCCGCCTGGGGCCCCGGCTGGACCGCCGCCCGCGACTACCTCGACCTGCTGCGCAGCGCCCCCGACCGGATCCGGGCCTGCGCCCACGAGGCGTGCATCCTGCACTTCTTCGACACCTCGCGGAACGGCACCCGCCGCTGGTGCTCGATGGCGATCTGCGGCAACCGCGCCAAGGCCTCCCGGCACTACGCCCGCACGAAGGACGCCTGA